One window of the Micromonas commoda chromosome 9, complete sequence genome contains the following:
- a CDS encoding predicted protein, with amino-acid sequence MMSKDLEWGAEAGASQPGSSRWAPSRSARAQSSSQQWHRPVYGATAEKDDDDSYDGYPAAPSHHSLGVDEQGRPVYKESTLAWFFRASEPIVFWAACTLIAAFSCISIVRITRSPHFPASLPEGRDGRSIQVGYIANSTEAVNAFKGCRQGAGGDVLRSDMGRDRFPDFIVAGSRGAPTMELHTLLDEKSVACAAASPFDDFFSDPKWRTPGAIPLKDQRAYVKDNYARCTREDKYLGAPRFQTNEDLLYSGWAPRRMCETMGPDETRALLLLGNPVENALTVFAGTLENTPEREFNGWIRRSEAALAEEAAEKASKSHSKAPSKAGFSKTSKEPSKAAPSASAAADGAKDAEGGGDASKLGGDPDASSGETTASKAKEEPKEEPKEEEEAAWITYDAEGFRKVLDVDLAIAEVCGSDFMLPEDHPEFKRNAECCAKVALEQGYERWPGCGAERGCATVKHSGSSDVSPGTSSGTSSASGTSTSSTLGGATRRKRIGRPSSVYESDACARKGELAFSPVRAGVYVNQLKRFYEYVPPQNVLVVTADQAFSSGMATLAVVLIEWRMLGLPLVDPVSVTSDLMLATAAASTGAGLSGLENSGLEHRGRRIEDGDEAGLSLPRPDVVHQSALRTYPHWRGGGNGGVGDSDRKTFAAPRIRSYPYPNPGGLTPLTRAASVDVASTTARRTWRDALRFVEHIGARGFHSWGWTGGVSHATRKASELIGRARRGAELVDASKVSVARRLLGGDAAGALGKPHLHGGEGADAGADAGADAGAAAGVGDVDDAFFEDFSFSPGLRYFAELPRGFAVDTAIDPPTRQKLHRFYDPHVAALNALIGNGEIRWWDEDGRDVAALQEETLLGGIREYETEQDERASSTVAGGAVDEANFAEE; translated from the coding sequence ATGATGTCAAAGGACTTGGAGtggggcgccgaggcgggggcgagccagcccgggtcgtcgcggtgggcgccgagcaggtccgcgcgcgcgcagagCTCGTCGCAGCAGTGGCATCGTCCCGTGTACGGAGCCACAgcggagaaggacgacgacgacagctaCGACGGctaccccgccgcgccgtcgcatcACTCCTTGGGCGTGGACGAGCAAGGCCGGCCCGTGTACAAGGAGAGCACGCTGGCGTGGTTCTTCCGCGCGTCCGAGCCCATCGTCTTCTGGGCGGCGTGcacgctcatcgccgccttctctTGCATCAGCATCGTGCGCATCACCCGCTCGCCGCACTTCCCCGCGTCGCTGCCGgagggccgcgacggccggaGCATCCAGGTGGGATACATCGCCAACTCCACCGAGGCGGTGAACGCGTTCAAGGGATGCCGgcagggcgcgggcggggacgtccTTCGCAGCGACATGGGCCGCGACAGGTTCCCCGacttcatcgtcgccggatcTCGAGGCGCGCCCACGATGGAGCTCCACACTTTGCTCGACGAGAAgagcgtcgcgtgcgccgccgcctcgccgttcGACGACTTCTTCTCCGATCCCAAGTGGCGAACGCCGGGCGCCATCCCGCTCAAGGACCAGCGCGCGTACGTCAAGGACAACTACGCCAGGTGCACCCGCGAGGACAAGTACCTgggagcgccgcggttccAAACCAACGAGGACCTTTTATACTCCGggtgggcgccgaggcggatgTGCGAGACGATGGGACCCGacgagacccgcgcgctctTGCTGCTGGGTAACCCCGTGGAGAACGCGCTGACGGTGTTCGCGGGGACGCTGGAGAACACGCCGGAGCGGGAGTTTAACGGGTGGATCAGGCGAAGCGaagcggcgctggcggaggaagccgccgagaaggcttCAAAGTCTCATTCGAAGGCTCCTTCGAAGGCTGGTTTCTCGAAGACTTCTAAGGAGCCTTCGAAGGCTGCCCCGTCGGcatcagcggcggcggacggggcgaaggacgccgagggcggcggcgacgcctcaAAGCTCGGAGGCGATCCGGACGCGTCATCCGGagagacgacggcgtcgaaggcgaaggaggagcccaaggaggagcccaaggaggaggaggaagccgcgtGGATCACGTACGACGCCGAAGGTTTCCGGAAGGTTCTAgacgtcgacctcgccatcgcggaggtgtGCGGCAGCGACTTCATGCTCCCGGAGGACCACCCCGAGTTTAAGCGCAACGCCGAGTGCTGCGCCAAGGTTGCGCTCGAGCAGGGATACGAGCGGTGGCCCGGctgcggcgccgagcgaggcTGCGCCACCGTCAAACACTCCGGGTCCTCAGACGTCTCCCCCGGGACTTCGTCTGGAACGTCTTCAGCGTCTGGAACGTCCACGTCATCGAcactcggcggcgccacgaGGCGTAAGCGGATTGGCCGGCCGTCCTCGGTGTACGAGTCGGACGCGTGCGCTCGAAAGGGCGAACTCGCGTTTTcccccgttcgcgccggggTGTACGTGAACCAGCTCAAACGCTTCTACGAGTACGTCCCCCCGCAGAACGTGCTGGTGGTGACCGCGGACCAGGCGTTTTCGTCCGGgatggcgacgctcgcggtggtgctCATCGAGTGGCGCATGCTCGGTTTACCCCTCGTCGACCCCGTGAGCGTGACGAGCGACTTGATgctggccaccgccgcggcgagcacgggcgcgggtttGTCGGGGCTGGAAAATTCCGGTCTGGAGCATCGAGGACGGCGcatcgaggacggcgacgaggcggggcTGTCGCTGCCGCGTCCGGACGTGGTGCACCAGAGCGCCCTTCGCACCTACCCGCactggcgcggcggcggcaacggcggcgtaGGGGATTCCGATCGGAAAACCTTCGCCGCTCCTCGAATCCGCTCGTATCCGTATCCCAACCCCGGCGGTTTGACGCCGctgacgcgggcggcgtcggtggacgtcgcgtccaccacggCCAGGCGGACGTGGAGGGACGCGCTTCGCTTCGTGGAGCAcatcggcgcgaggggttTTCACTCGTGGGGTtggaccggcggcgtcagccaCGCGACGCGCAAGGCGAGCGAGCTCATCGGCAGGgctcggcggggcgcggagTTAGTTGACGCGTCGAAGGTGAGCGTCGCCAGGCGtctgctcggcggcgacgcggccggtgCCCTGGGTAAGCCGCACCTGCACGGGGGGGAGGGTGCCGATGCGGGTGCCGAtgcgggtgccgacgcgggtgccgccgcgggtgtcggcgacgtcgacgacgccttctTCGAGGACTTTTCCTTCTCCCCGGGTCTGCGATACTTCGCCGAGCTCCCGCGAGGTTTCGCGGTGGACACCGCCATCGACCCGCCCACGCGCCAGAAGCTCCACAGGTTCTACGacccgcacgtcgccgccctgaacgcgctcatcggcaACGGGGAGATTCGGTGGTGGGACGAAGACGgccgggacgtcgccgcgctgcaaGAGGAGACGCTGCTCGGCGGCATCCGAGAGTACGAGACGGAGCAGGACGAGCGGGCGTCGAGTacggtcgcgggcggcgccgtcgacgaggcgaacTTCGCCGAGGAGTGA
- a CDS encoding WRKY family transcription factor gives MGRRRSDIEEDGYVWHKYGAKNVRGRKVGYFKCAHRGCEARKKVWRQANGDEAVEREGTHTHAAGEAARVSEVVDEISTDNADAVPMPVNRAASGGSAGGGWGGADVPPGTSGIFGGFGLGLPRELVRAAADVSTERQEARAAKSRPTNVPKATRDEPFEQDLRHERLIQLVQDLANKSRQKMTTVVALKEDSETCIETCIENTQEALRRLPKLPAEMETMTGTELRTWIETLQESLQEPFRRLQETLRRHLESLAALDDVMTRDGPFGDS, from the coding sequence ATGGGTCGAAGGCGCAGCGACATCGAGGAGGATGGCTACGTCTGGCACAAGTACGGCGCCAAGAACGTGCGCGGCCGGAAGGTGGGATACTTTAAGTGCGCGCATCGCGGTTGCGAAGCGCGTAAGAAGGTGTGGAGGCAGGCGAACGGtgacgaggcggtggagcgcgagggcacgcacacgcacgccgccggggaaGCCGCGCGTGTCTCCGAAGTGGTGGACGAGATATCGACGGACAACGCCGATGCCGTTCCGATGCCGGTGAACCGCGCCGCGAGTGGGGGAAGCGCCGGGGGTGGTTGGGGAGGTGCGGATGTGCCCCCCGGGACGTCCGGAATCTTCGGGGGATTCGGGCTCGGGCTGCCGCGGGAGCTCGTGAGGGCCGCTGCTGATGTCAGCACCGAGAGacaggaggcgagggcggcgaaaTCGAGACCAACAAATGTGCCGAAGGCGACGCGTGATGAACCTTTCGAGCAGGACTTACGTCACGAACGTCTAATTCAACTCGTCCAGGACCTGGCGAATAAGTCGAGGCAAAAGATGACGACGGTGGTCGCTCTCAAAGAAGACAGCGAAACGTGCATCGAAACGTGCATCGAAAACACGCAAGAAGCACTCCGACGCTTGCCAAAATTGCCCGCCGAGATGGAGACCATGACGGGTACGGAGTTACGAACGTGGATCGAAACCTTGCAAGAATCCTTGCAAGAACCATTCCGACGCTTGCAAGAGACACTTCGACGACATCTCGaatcgctcgccgcgttggatGACGTGATGACGAGAGACGGGCCTTTCGGTGACTCGTAA
- a CDS encoding predicted protein, producing MELCEGGSLDVLLRDVDEVLDRATTARIAAETATGIAYLHLPDVSIVHGDMKAGNVLLTKNRSVKICDFGMSEAKNRSKTMTAANVGRSGAALTVAWSAPELFEDSPKSNATDVYALGVTLWEIYERRVPFGNMPEAAVVSQVMQGKRPGFLEPEDGDGVEEPGTPRPVRRIIEACWSAKAKERPPANKIAYILSELADPSAGGGGGDDDVFADGRTRWWRRGNNKVAAADAAVNAVRSFEDARETLGDAIESRAAESKGKLEERMRAGGRGRVAPEKVPEPEPEPEPEKVPEPEPEPEPEPEKVPEPEPEPEPEPEKVPEPESEPEKVPEPERAPEPAEPKPDDER from the coding sequence ATGGAGCTCTGCGAGGGCGGTTCGCTCGATGTCCTGCTCCGAGACGTCGACGAAGTTCTCGACCGGGCGACCACCGCGAGGATAGCGGCCGAGACCGCCACCGGCATCGCGTACCTACACCTCCCGGACGTGTCCATCGTGCACGGCGACATGAAGGCTGGGAACGTGCTGCTGACCAAGAACCGCTCGGTCAAAATCTGCGACTTTGGGATGTCCGAGGCGAAGAACAGGAGCAAgacgatgaccgcggcgaacgtcggtcggagcggcgcggcgctgacggtCGCGTGGTCCGCCCCCGAGCTCTTCGAGGATTCGCCCAAATCCAACGCCACGGACGTGTACGCGCTCGGGGTGACGCTCTGGGAGATTtacgagcgtcgcgtcccgtTCGGTAACAtgccggaggcggcggtcgtcAGTCAGGTGATGCAGGGTAAGCGCCCGGGCTTTctcgagcccgaggacggcgacggggtggaGGAACCCGGGACCCCGCGGCCCGTCCGCCGCATCATCGAGGCGTGCTGGTCCGCAAAGGCCAAGGAGCGACCCCCGGCGAACAAGATCGCGTACATCCTCAGCGAGCTCGCCGATCccagcgcgggcggcggcggcggcgacgacgacgtcttcgccgacgGTCGCACGCGTTGGTGGCGCCGGGGAAACAACAAGGTGGCTGCGGCTGACGCGGCGGTCAACGCGGTGCGAAGtttcgaggacgcgcgcgagacgttGGGTGACGCGATCGAGAGCCGAGCGGCGGAGAGCAAGGGCAAGCTCGAGGAGAGGATGAGAGCCGGAGGGAGAGGGAGGGTCGCGCCCGAGAAGGTGCCCGAGCCTGAGCctgagcccgagcccgagaaAGTGCCCGAGCCTGAGCCTGAGCCCGAGCCTGAGCCCGAGAAGGTCCCTGAGCCTGAGCCTGAGCCCGAGCCTGAGCCCGAGAAGGTGCCCGAGCCTGAGTCCGAGCCCGAGAAggtgcccgagcccgagcgagcgcccgagcccgccgagccgaagcccgacgacgagcgatgA
- the ODALC6 gene encoding flagellar outer dynein arm light chain 6 (Synonyms: 11KD ODA13 ODA-LC6; expressed), with the protein MAEEKPTEAAAPADAATGAPPKEEGAEGAEGEAGEPKKKEHVVSIVLSYMNDEHEKAAIEVTIDAFDKYTKYKDVAQHIKKTYDARYPSSGKSTDGVYHAVVGKHFGASFSHETSNYIHLKCDLHNVIIFKSKDSPFDLDAANV; encoded by the exons atggcggaggagaaaccgacggaggctgcggcgccggcggatgcCGCGACCGGGGCCCCGcccaaggaggagggcgccgagggcgccgagggcgaggcgggcgagccgaagaagaaggagcacGTCGTGTCCATCGTGCTCAGCTACATGAACGACGAGcacgagaaggcggcgatcgag GTGACgatcgacgccttcgacaAGTACACCAAGTACAAGGACGTCGCGCAGCACATCAAGAAGACGTACGACGCGCGGTATCCGTCGAGCGGCAAGTCCACGGACGGCGTCTACCACGCCGTCGTGGGGAAGCACTTCGGAGCTTCGTTCAGTCACGAGACGTCCAACTACATCCACCTCAAGTGCGACCTTCACAACGTCATCATATTCAAGTCGAAGGACTCGCCGTTCgacctggacgcggcgaacgtgtAG
- the STK16 gene encoding serine/threonine-protein kinase (expressed) yields the protein MEPLRRLLGDGAQANGAVDDLQSICSPSRLMKMVGDWGRSMLPPEEVTVQGRRFQVQQQLGEGGFSYVFLAREVPDSRGVDVALKRMLIHEREQEDDALREMETMRRIDHPNLLPLILGEIEEEPHPPSTSYVIASPARTRPAGGAGGGPRRCHMVFPAFPEGTALDRCVSRPVAKAFTPLQLLGIGCQLCRGLEHMHALGIAHYDVKPGNVLLESVMDSMDGAEGSCPGGFRAVLMDFGSARTATRAVASRQEALRVQECAERESTAPFRAPELWDCPSGGDATIDGGACDVWSLGCALFSLTSGGKSPFESASGETGGSLALAVLSGKYRWGESARLAYGTETRAAIDSMISRDASSRPNAVAARLALERAMTSASAERGATNTVTTGE from the exons ATGGAGCCCCTTCGACGActtctcggcgacggcgcccaagcgaacggcgccgtggacgatCTGCAATCGATAtgctcgccgtcg cGCCTGATGAAGATGGTGGGCGACTGGGGACGCAGCATGCTCCCCCCCGAGGAGGTCACCGTCCAAGGCCGCCGCTTCCAGGTCCAGCagcagctcggcgagggcggattCTCCTACGTCTTCCTCGCCAGGGAGGTGCCGGATtcgcgcggggtcgacgtcgcgctcaagCGGATGCTCatccacgagcgcgagcaggaggacgacgcgctgcgcgagatGGAGACCATGCGCCGGATCGACCATCCCAACCTCCTACCgctcatcctcggcgagATCGAGGAAGAACCGCATCCGCCGTCCACCTCCTACGtcatcgcctcgcccgcccggacccgccccgcgggtggcgcgggaGGGGGCCCGAGGCGATGCCACATGGTCTTCCCGGCGTTCCCGGAGGGAACCGCGCTGGACCGATGCGTGAGCAGACccgtcgccaaggcgttCACGCCGTTACAGCTCCTCGGCATCGGttgccagctgtgccgcggGTTGGAGCACATGCACGCGTTGGGAATCGCGCACTACGACGTCAAGCCGGGCAACGTCCTGTTGGAATCGGTCATGGATTCGATGGACGGAGCTGAAGGATCGTGCCCGGGTGGTTTTCGAGCGGTGCTCATGGACTTTGGCTCGGCGCGTACCGCGAcacgcgcggtcgcgtcccGCCAGGAGGCACTCAGGGTCCAGGAgtgcgccgagcgcgagagcACCGCGCCGTTCAGGGCGCCGGAGCTCTGGGACTGCCCTTcgggtggcgacgcgacgatcgacggcggggcGTGCGACGTGTGGAGCCTGGGGTGCGCGCTCTTCTCGCTTACGTCGGGGGGCAAATCGCCGTTCGAGTCGGCGAGCGGGGAGACGGGGGGTAGCCTCGCCCTGGCGGTGCTCAGCGGTAAATACCGGTGGGGGGAGAGCGCGCGTTTGGCGTACGGGACGgagacgagggcggcgatcGATTCGATGATCTCGAGGGACGCTTCCAGTAGGCcgaacgccgtcgcggctcggctcgcgctggaacgcgcgatgacgagcgcgagcgccgagcgtGGTGCCACGAACACCGTCACTACTGGTGAGTAA
- a CDS encoding hypothetical protein (expressed; weak similarity to antifreeze glycoprotein; hypothetical protein) codes for MASDEPSTSALAKTPGKTFSANLPASWMNSAKTPSGKTPGGAKTPARLSLAKTPAGKPKTPGVSSMFSQAPERVVVDAKPKPKTPGAYHRQLMLPARKTPGKKGAPVANPAPSMLSSLPNATRAEFWLNKAIREEERSGDLAQALYHIDAGIKRGAEPVQSLREAKTALEARMRTDASPPEAAPAPPAGDDGDDVEGSVVVMEAVRVPTRMLDSVRGRETAVTQVRRSARMTPDSSGARRHSPSVRAAMTHNSIQRTLSANDYAYVPNEALENTHANGADDVDDAVASLEAFRGDIRNAPPLTLTNDDDDDDDDARGNVENRPRDDGVAGTDEASRRLMGVTPGVTTRTTPRSFTVNSSGKKSRGVVYVDSRGSSGGRNGRNGSLSKARSLDAPAPRKMSFSSHSGDAAGNDEARGVTLDSDSVTPGGGASVPSVELTPNSEFAAMEAAAEAEAAAEAAAARARATGGFLARTSSVPANYSPMKPPQSPQSTKKSAAAAIARTRGEDPKEEEEEEEEHDVATVAVPRFEPATYDSPASMVSPTVLLPNLPTPTLRPAAGSTPTLAQEAAMARTPAPAPVAIGTFGPSPGRAAREAAEARGESPTDAVAAAVAAATPFSCVDTSRRDRAAKRRDRGAAVSPVAFEGRSPRGEEETTQQETPGAEFARLEAEAAAEARAEALAAAELAADLADEIDDFVFPPDRGEDGELSRRAASPLAFADEDVTVALPTVGFAAAAAAGADVDADEDADEDADATVSIPTVGFRPVPITPGGYLDRYRRTPAASTAAAPAGITPAFKALAARAQSPAIAKMAALSASVAAESAAVKSALAEAPRSPVKFTTVPVPAFIARDDEEHAGQEEEEHAGQEEEEDFLEAAPSPAAEEVKALATEDPAPMPSPPAPPRSPSIEEIAPNAAKLIATPGSEKETSPLSVFARMMAKVIRDTKEELTKSAVKARATELMVLAGEMPSPPKSAASLPSPAARTPTTGPVAGLSPVDVTAVTAVTAVDAASDKTPEAVPVAADKDDDADVETPPATLPSPMGSIKGSPAVRVPVGHPAHPTASTGLTPALARLGIGSSAAPATPTETKDDQEGEEDEEDEEEATPLGVVMTGARVTRGSVARGRHEMRSVDRLHAGVAPRVAGTPASAKRGGDGRETGTGKKKPPSGSSPAGSAAKRSGGGGGRGSKKSSLGAAAAAAAAGATPGSVPPGGLRRSKRLSQGADTPTSARKPWEN; via the coding sequence ATGGCATCCGACGaaccgtcgacgtccgcgctcgcgaagacGCCGGGCAAAACGTTCTCGGCCAACCTGCCGGCGTCGTGGATGAACAGCGCCAAGACCCCCTCGGGGAAGacgccgggcggggcgaAGACCCCGGCGCGGCTCAGCCTGGCCAAGACCCCGGCGGGTAAGCCCAAGACCCCGGGCGTTTCCAGCATGTTCTCGCAagcccccgagcgcgtcgtcgtcgacgccaagcccaagcccaagACCCCGGGCGCGTACCACCGGCAGCTCATGCTCCCGGCGCGAAAGACCCCGGGCAAGAAGGGAGCGCCTGTggcgaaccccgcgccgtccatgCTCTCCTCCCTTCCCAACGCCACGAGAGCGGAGTTCTGGCTCAACAAGGCgatccgcgaggaggaacgctcgggcgacctcgcgcaggcgctctACCACATCGACGCCGGCATCAAGCGCGGGGCGGAACCCGTCCAATCTCTGCGCGAAGCCAAGACCGCGCTGGAGGCCAGGATGAGGACCGACGCGTCCCCTCCCGAagccgcacccgcgccccccgcgggagacgacggcgacgacgtggagggatccgtcgtcgtcatggAGGCTGTGCGCGTCCCGACCCGCATGCTCGACTCcgtccgcggtcgcgagACGGCGGTGACCCAGGTTCGTCGCTCGGCGAGAATGACGCCCGACTCGTCCGGCGCCAGACGCCACTCCCCgagcgtgcgcgccgcgatgacccATAACTCGATCCAGCGGACGCTCAGCGCCAACGACTACGCGTACGTCCCGAACGAAGCCCTCGAGAACACACACGCGAacggtgccgacgacgtcgacgacgcggtcgcctcgcTGGAAGCCTTCCGCGGCGACATCCgcaacgcgccgccgttgacgttaacgaacgacgacgacgacgacgacgacgacgcccgggggAACGTCGAGAACCGACCGCGCGAtgatggcgtcgcggggaCCGAtgaggcgtcgcggcggctgatGGGCGTTACACCGGGCGttacgacgaggacgacgccgcgatcgttcACTGTCAACTCCTCGGGTAAAaagtcgcgcggcgtcgtgtaCGTGGACTCGCGCGGTTCGAGCGgcggtcgtaacggtcgtaacggcTCGCTGTCCAAGGCGAGgtcgctcgacgcccccgcgccgaggaagatGAGTTTCTCGTCGCACTCtggagacgccgccggaaacgacgaggcgaggggAGTAACGCTCGACTCCGACTCGGTTacaccgggcggcggcgcatcgGTTCCCTCCGTCGAGCTCACCCCGAACAGCGAGTTCGCCGCCatggaggctgccgcggaggctgaggctgccgcggaggctgccgcggctagggcgcgagcgaccggCGGGTTCCTCGCGCGAACTTCCTCGGTCCCCGCGAACTACTCGCCGATGAAACCGCCGCAATCGCCGCAGTCGACGAAgaagtccgcggcggcggcgatcgcgcgcacACGCGGGGAGGATCCGaaagaagaggaggaggaggaggaggaacacgacgtcgccaccgtggCCGTCCCGCgattcgaacccgcgacctACGATtcccccgcgtcgatggTCTCGCCCACCGTGCTGCTGCCCAACCTCCCCACCCCGACGCTCCGCCCCGCGGCTGGCTCCACCCCCACGCTCGCGCAGGAGGCTGCGATGGCGaggacccccgcgcccgcgcccgtggcgatCGGCACGTTCGGTCCGTCCCCCGGCAGGGCCGCCAgggaggcggccgaggctcgcggcgaatcgcccacggacgcggtggcggcggcggtggctgcggcgacgcccttctCTTGCGTCGACaccagccgccgcgaccgagccGCCAAGCGACGGGAcaggggcgccgccgtgagCCCCGTGGCGTTCGAAGGGAGGAGtccgcgcggggaggaggagacgacgCAGCAGGagacgcccggcgcggagtTCGCCAGgctcgaggccgaggcggcggcggaggctcgcgccgaggccctcgccgcggctgagctcgccgcggattTGGCGGATGAGATTGACGATTTCGTCTTTCCCCCGGATcgcggggaggacggcgaaCTCTCGAGACGCGCCGCCAGCCCGCTCGCCTTCGCGGATGaggacgtcaccgtcgcgttgCCCACGgtcgggttcgcggcggcggcggcggcgggtgctgACGTGGATGCTGACGAGGATGCTGatgaggacgccgacgcgacagTCTCGATACCCACCGTCGGGTTCAGGCCCGTGCCCATCACCCCGGGGGGCTACCTCGACAGGTACCGCCGCACCCcggccgcgtccaccgccgccgcgcccgcgggtatCACCCCGGCGttcaaggcgctcgccgcgcgtgcgcAGTCGCCGGCCATCGCCAAGatggcggcgctctcggcgtcagtcgcggcggagagcgccgccgtTAAATCGGCCCTCGCGGAAGCGCCGCGGTCCCCGGTCAAGTTCACGACCGTCCCGGTCCcggcgttcatcgcgagAGACGACGAGGAACACGCTGGccaggaggaggaagaacACGCCGgccaggaggaggaggaagactTCCTCGAGGCTGCGccgtcacccgcggcggaggaggtaaaggcgctcgcgacggaggacCCGGCTCCgatgccctcgccgcccgcgccgccccgctccCCGTccatcgaggagatcgcgcccaacgcggcgaagctcATCGCGACGCCCGGTTCCGAGAAGGAGACGTCACCCCTCTCCGTGTTTGCGCGCATGATGGCCAAGGTTATTCGCGACACCAAGGAGGAGCTCACCAAGTCCGCCGTCAAggctcgcgcgacggagcTGATGGTTTTAGCCGGGGagatgccgtcgccgccgaagagcgcagcctcgctcccttcgcccgcggcgaggacgccgacgaccggtCCCGTCGCGGGACTCTCCCCGGTTGACGTAACAGCCGTAACGGCCGTAACGGCTGTtgacgccgcgtcggacaAAACCCCGGAAGCAGttccggtggcggcggacaaagacgacgacgcggacgtcgagacGCCCCCCGCCACGCTGCCGTCGCCCATGGGAAGCATCAAGGGATCGCCCGCGGTTCGCGTTCCCGTCGGGCACCCCGCGCaccccaccgcgtccacgggcCTGACGCCGGCGCTGGCCAGGCTGGGCATCGgatcgagcgccgcgcccgcgaccccGACCGAGACGAAAGACGaccaagaaggagaagaagatgAAGAAGATGAAGAAGAAGCGACACCCCTCGGCGTTGTGatgacgggcgcgcgggtcacgcgggggagcgtcgcgaggggcCGTCACGAGATGCGAagcgtcgatcgcctccacgccggcgtcgcgccgcgcgtcgccgggacgcccgcgagcgcgaagaggggcggcgacgggcgagagACCGGAACCGGGAAGAAGAAACCCCCGTCGGgctcgtcccccgcgggctccgccgcgaagaggagcggcgggggcggaggacgcggatcGAAAAAGTCGagtctcggcgccgccgcggcggcggcggcggcgggcgccaccCCGGGTTCGGTCCCACCCGGCGGTCTTCGCAGGTCCAAGCGACTCTCCCAGGGCGCGGAcaccccgacgagcgcgagaaAGCCGTGGGAGAATTGA
- the DNAJ gene encoding DnaJ chaperone (DnaJ Chaperone): protein MSGQGDPPRTHYDILGVDPTTSTTEDIKHAYRQKARALTTHPDKNKGEDEEFVRVKRAWEVLSDPDERKKYDAQLASRRVETVIDEHLDLNDLQSEEGYFTEDELDMNYTPPQLGRRLTCRYWHPCRCGGGFEVMADELHQDFDHVDLPCFNCSLHVRVTYGCE, encoded by the exons atgTCGGGTCAGGGCGATCCCCCGCGGACGCACTACGacatcctcggcgtcgacccgacgacgtcgaccacCGAGGACATCAAGCACGCGTACCGGCAGAAGGcacgc gcgctcaCCACGCACCCGGACAAGAAcaagggcgaggacgaggagttCGTCAGGGTCAAGCGCGCGTGGGAGGTCCTATCCGACCCGGACGAGCGCAAGAAATACGACGCGCAGctggcgtcgcgtcgcgtcgagacGGTCATCGACGAGCACCTCGACCTGAACGACCTGCAATCGGAGGAGGGGTACTTCACGGAGGACGAGCTGGACATGAACTACACGCCGCCGCAGCTGGGCAGGCGGCTGACGTGCAGGTACTGGCATCCGTGCAGGTGCGGCGGGGGGTTCGAGGTCATGGCGGACGAGCTGCACCAGGACTTTGACCACGTGGACCTGCCGTGCTTCAACTGCTCGCTGCACGTGCGAGTCACGTACGGGTGCGAGTag